Proteins encoded by one window of Kribbella italica:
- the rdgB gene encoding RdgB/HAM1 family non-canonical purine NTP pyrophosphatase yields the protein MSKVLLASNNAKKLEELRRILAPIVPGIEVLGLGDVPAYDEPAETEPTFEGNALLKARAAVAATGLPSVADDSGICVDALNGMPGVLSARWSGPLKDNHANNVLLLGQLEDVPDERRGAAFVAAVAFVQPDGSEEVLRGEMRGSVIRELRGTGGFGYDVLFVPEGYDRTTAELTIEEKDAISHRGKSLRALAPLVAKALEA from the coding sequence ATGAGCAAGGTGCTGCTCGCGTCGAACAACGCCAAGAAGCTCGAGGAGCTGCGCCGGATCCTGGCGCCGATCGTGCCGGGGATCGAGGTGCTCGGGCTGGGCGACGTACCGGCGTACGACGAACCGGCCGAGACCGAGCCGACGTTCGAGGGCAATGCACTGCTGAAGGCGCGGGCCGCGGTCGCGGCAACCGGGCTGCCGTCGGTCGCGGACGACAGCGGGATCTGCGTCGACGCGCTGAACGGCATGCCCGGCGTACTGTCGGCGCGGTGGTCGGGGCCGTTGAAGGACAACCACGCGAACAACGTGCTCCTGCTCGGGCAGCTGGAGGACGTGCCGGACGAGCGGCGCGGTGCTGCTTTCGTCGCGGCCGTGGCCTTCGTGCAGCCCGACGGTTCGGAGGAGGTGCTGCGCGGCGAGATGCGCGGGTCGGTGATCCGTGAGCTGCGCGGGACCGGTGGCTTTGGGTACGACGTGCTGTTCGTTCCCGAGGGCTACGACCGCACGACGGCCGAGCTGACCATCGAGGAGAAGGACGCGATCAGCCACCGCGGGAAGTCGCTGCGCGCGCTCGCTCCGCTCGTCGCCAAAGCCCTGGAGGCCTGA
- a CDS encoding GNAT family N-acetyltransferase: protein MIEVRRATPADGTAVGEIHAASWAAAYAPFFTEAFSAGQIQSRRTRWHDRLLNPQGTVLLALVDTHPAAMTWLNESETRPGVAEILSFYAHPNAWGTGAAPTLMTQTLQTLRSQGFPKAHLWTLQATPQSRRFYTRSGFTETGRTQSRDFGDGNPLAQVEYERQLVAQGV, encoded by the coding sequence ATGATCGAGGTACGCCGAGCAACCCCCGCCGACGGCACCGCGGTAGGCGAGATCCACGCCGCCTCCTGGGCCGCCGCCTACGCCCCCTTCTTCACCGAGGCCTTCTCAGCCGGACAGATCCAAAGCCGCCGCACCCGCTGGCACGACCGCCTGCTCAACCCCCAAGGCACCGTCCTCCTGGCCCTCGTCGACACCCACCCCGCAGCCATGACCTGGCTCAACGAATCCGAGACCCGCCCCGGCGTCGCCGAGATCCTCAGCTTCTACGCCCACCCCAACGCCTGGGGCACCGGCGCAGCCCCCACCTTGATGACCCAAACCCTGCAAACCCTCAGATCCCAAGGCTTCCCCAAGGCCCACCTCTGGACCCTGCAAGCCACTCCCCAGTCCCGCCGCTTCTACACGAGATCAGGCTTCACCGAAACCGGCCGAACCCAGTCCCGCGACTTCGGCGACGGCAACCCGTTGGCCCAGGTGGAGTACGAACGCCAGTTAGTTGCCCAGGGCGTCTAG
- a CDS encoding GDSL-type esterase/lipase family protein: MSLHYVALGDSTTVGVGDPLYGSTTDLSGAGARPGEGWRGWASLLADSLGSSHRVTFSNYATSGATVSQVTADQMPETGDGPIDLASLIVGVNDTLRSTFDAGQIRDCLHQCAAQLTARGALLLTVRFHDHGQVFGLPSWLRRPLWNRIEQVNAVYDDLFLRYGGIRLDMADYPEVYRRDFWSVDRLHPGERGHRRLARSFADELAARGVRIDVPPDLSCAGEPPSRWADAVWMVKEGVPWLGRRAGDLTPWAARMVLGQFRPPADAGVQRLRA, from the coding sequence GTGAGCCTCCACTACGTGGCACTCGGCGACTCGACGACCGTGGGTGTCGGGGATCCGCTGTACGGCAGCACGACCGACCTTTCCGGTGCCGGAGCGCGTCCGGGGGAGGGGTGGCGGGGCTGGGCCTCGCTGCTCGCCGACTCCCTGGGCAGTTCCCACCGTGTGACGTTCTCCAACTACGCGACCAGCGGCGCGACCGTCTCCCAGGTCACCGCTGACCAGATGCCGGAAACCGGCGATGGCCCGATCGACCTGGCCTCGTTGATCGTCGGCGTCAACGACACGCTGCGCTCGACCTTCGACGCGGGCCAGATCCGCGACTGCCTGCACCAGTGCGCCGCGCAGCTGACGGCGCGGGGCGCGCTGCTGCTCACCGTCCGGTTCCACGACCACGGGCAGGTGTTCGGGCTGCCGAGCTGGTTGCGCCGGCCGCTGTGGAACCGGATCGAGCAGGTCAACGCCGTGTACGACGACCTGTTCCTGCGGTACGGCGGGATCCGGCTCGACATGGCCGACTACCCGGAGGTGTACCGCCGGGACTTCTGGTCGGTCGACCGCCTGCACCCGGGCGAACGCGGTCACCGGCGCCTCGCGCGGTCGTTCGCCGACGAGCTGGCGGCGCGCGGCGTACGGATCGACGTACCGCCTGATCTTTCCTGTGCCGGTGAGCCGCCGAGCCGGTGGGCGGACGCGGTGTGGATGGTGAAGGAGGGCGTTCCGTGGCTCGGACGGCGGGCCGGGGACCTGACGCCGTGGGCGGCCCGGATGGTCCTCGGCCAGTTCCGTCCACCGGCCGATGCGGGGGTGCAACGCCTTCGGGCTTAG
- the rph gene encoding ribonuclease PH, giving the protein MARIDGRTPDQLRPVTLTRKWLDHAEGSVLVEFGRTRVLCAASVTEGVPRWRKGSGLGWVSAEYAMLPRSTNTRSDRESVKGRIGGRTHEISRLIGRSLRAVVDYKALGENTILLDCDVLQADGGTRTAAITGAYVALADAVSYLRDRKALKGEPLTGSVSAVSVGIIDGAPMLDLCYEEDVRAETDMNLVLTGDGKFIEVQGTAEGAPFDRAELDALLSLGTAGCEELTKLQLEALA; this is encoded by the coding sequence ATGGCTCGTATCGATGGACGCACCCCTGATCAGCTCCGGCCGGTGACCCTGACGCGAAAGTGGCTGGACCACGCGGAAGGCTCGGTGCTGGTCGAGTTCGGCCGGACCCGGGTGCTGTGCGCGGCGTCGGTCACCGAGGGCGTTCCGCGCTGGCGCAAGGGCTCTGGCCTGGGCTGGGTCAGCGCGGAGTACGCGATGCTGCCGCGCTCGACCAACACGCGGTCCGACCGGGAGTCGGTGAAGGGCCGGATCGGCGGCCGGACGCACGAGATCTCCCGGCTGATCGGGCGCTCGCTGCGCGCGGTCGTCGACTACAAGGCCCTCGGCGAGAACACGATCCTGCTCGACTGCGACGTGCTGCAGGCCGACGGTGGGACGCGGACCGCGGCGATCACCGGCGCGTACGTCGCGCTGGCCGACGCGGTGTCGTACCTGCGGGACCGCAAGGCGCTGAAGGGCGAGCCGCTGACCGGCTCGGTGTCGGCGGTGTCGGTCGGCATCATCGACGGCGCTCCGATGCTCGACCTCTGTTACGAGGAGGACGTGCGCGCGGAGACGGACATGAACCTGGTGCTGACCGGCGACGGGAAGTTCATCGAGGTGCAGGGCACGGCCGAGGGCGCGCCGTTCGACCGCGCCGAGCTGGACGCGCTGCTCTCGCTGGGCACCGCCGGCTGCGAGGAGCTGACGAAGCTGCAGCTGGAGGCGCTGGCATGA
- a CDS encoding Gfo/Idh/MocA family protein, translated as MTDLRFGVVGLGARSSLARHAHRPGEGAEIVAVCDPVEQQRQATLETYPDATAYGDHRELLDLKLDGVFLTTPDDLHEDPAIDFLRAGVAVFVEKPLAITTAGCDRVLQAAYESGTRLYVGHNMRHMPVIQTMRELIQSGAIGEVKAIWCRHFVGHGGDFYFKDWHADRSRTTSLLLQKGAHDIDVMHWLAGGYTTHATALGGLVLYGGIEDRQDRTGQRFSEFVSNDNWPPLEQKGLAPVMDVEDLSMANFQLDNGVFLSYQQCHFTPDYWRNYTVIGTHGRLENFGDTSGSVVKVWNSGRSGYRLDADQVVEVASEDEGHGGADPKLVDEFVRFVRDGGATLTSPIAARAAVAAGFAATTSLRSNGTPIDIPALDPALVSYFDGGQNR; from the coding sequence ATGACTGATCTTCGGTTCGGTGTGGTCGGACTCGGCGCGCGCAGCAGCCTGGCCCGGCACGCACACAGGCCGGGCGAGGGCGCCGAGATCGTGGCGGTCTGCGACCCGGTCGAGCAGCAGCGCCAGGCCACCCTGGAGACGTACCCGGACGCCACGGCGTACGGCGACCACCGCGAGCTGCTGGACCTCAAGCTCGACGGGGTCTTCCTGACCACGCCGGACGACCTGCACGAGGACCCGGCGATCGACTTCCTCCGGGCCGGGGTCGCGGTGTTCGTGGAGAAGCCGCTGGCGATCACCACGGCCGGGTGCGACCGCGTGCTGCAGGCGGCGTACGAGAGCGGGACCCGCCTGTACGTCGGCCACAACATGCGGCACATGCCGGTGATCCAGACCATGCGCGAGCTGATCCAGTCGGGTGCGATCGGCGAGGTGAAGGCGATCTGGTGCCGGCACTTCGTCGGGCACGGCGGCGACTTCTACTTCAAGGACTGGCACGCCGACCGGAGCCGGACCACGAGCCTCCTGCTGCAGAAGGGGGCCCACGACATCGACGTGATGCACTGGCTGGCCGGCGGGTACACCACGCACGCGACCGCGCTCGGCGGGCTCGTCCTGTACGGCGGGATCGAGGACCGCCAGGACCGGACCGGGCAGCGGTTCAGCGAGTTCGTGTCGAACGACAACTGGCCGCCGCTGGAGCAGAAGGGCCTGGCGCCGGTGATGGACGTCGAGGACCTGTCGATGGCGAACTTCCAGCTCGACAACGGGGTCTTCCTCAGCTACCAGCAGTGCCACTTCACGCCGGACTACTGGCGCAACTACACCGTCATCGGCACGCACGGCCGGCTGGAGAACTTCGGCGACACCTCCGGCAGCGTCGTCAAGGTGTGGAACAGCGGCCGCTCGGGCTACCGCCTGGACGCCGACCAGGTCGTCGAGGTCGCCTCCGAGGACGAGGGCCATGGCGGCGCGGACCCCAAGCTGGTCGACGAGTTCGTCCGCTTCGTCCGCGACGGCGGCGCGACCCTGACCTCCCCGATCGCCGCCCGCGCCGCGGTCGCGGCCGGCTTCGCGGCGACGACCTCGCTGCGCTCCAACGGCACGCCGATCGACATCCCCGCGCTGGACCCGGCACTGGTCAGCTACTTCGACGGCGGCCAGAACCGCTGA